A single genomic interval of Sphingobacteriales bacterium harbors:
- a CDS encoding pyridoxal-phosphate dependent enzyme: protein MNNKISNHILETIGNTPLVRLNKLPAEHGIKATVLAKVETFNPGNSTKDRMALRMILDAEARGLLKPGGTIIECTSGNTGMGLALAAIVRGYKCIFTTTDKQSKEKIDILRAVGAEVLVCPTNVEPEDPRSYYSQAARLAKEIPNSFHINQYANLANRQAHYETTGPEIWAQTNGNITHFVVGVGTGGTISGIAKYLKEQNPAIKIIGVDTYGSTLKAYHETGKIDQAEIYPYATEGIGEDFIPDNIDFKLIDRFIKAPDKESALRAREITNREGIFVGWSSGSAFQGIVAIKNELQPSDVVVTLFHDHGSRYVGKIYNDDWMRQKGYLD from the coding sequence ATGAACAACAAAATAAGCAACCATATACTCGAAACAATAGGCAACACCCCCTTGGTGCGCCTAAACAAGTTACCAGCCGAGCATGGCATTAAGGCTACCGTATTAGCTAAGGTTGAAACATTTAACCCCGGCAATTCAACTAAAGACCGGATGGCCTTGCGCATGATTTTAGATGCCGAAGCACGCGGCCTTTTAAAACCCGGAGGCACCATTATAGAGTGCACATCGGGCAATACCGGCATGGGTTTGGCCTTGGCAGCCATAGTGCGCGGCTACAAGTGTATATTTACAACTACCGACAAACAATCGAAAGAGAAAATAGACATACTGCGTGCCGTTGGTGCCGAGGTTTTGGTTTGCCCAACAAATGTTGAACCCGAAGACCCCCGCTCGTACTATTCGCAGGCTGCCCGTTTAGCCAAAGAAATTCCCAACTCATTTCATATAAATCAATATGCCAATTTAGCTAATCGGCAAGCCCATTACGAAACAACCGGCCCCGAAATTTGGGCTCAAACCAACGGCAATATAACCCATTTTGTAGTGGGCGTAGGTACAGGCGGCACCATATCGGGCATTGCTAAATACCTAAAAGAGCAAAACCCTGCTATTAAAATTATAGGCGTTGATACCTACGGCAGCACCCTAAAAGCATACCACGAAACCGGAAAAATAGACCAAGCCGAAATTTACCCCTATGCCACCGAAGGAATAGGCGAAGACTTTATACCCGATAATATTGATTTTAAACTAATTGACCGCTTTATAAAAGCCCCCGACAAAGAAAGTGCTTTGCGCGCCCGCGAAATTACCAACCGCGAAGGTATTTTTGTAGGTTGGTCGTCGGGGTCGGCATTTCAGGGCATTGTGGCTATTAAAAACGAACTTCAGCCAAGCGATGTTGTCGTTACGCTTTTTCATGACCATGGCAGCCGATATGTAGGCAAAATTTATAATGACGACTGGATGCGCCAAAAAGGATATTTAGACTAA
- a CDS encoding O-antigen ligase family protein, producing the protein MQGFSLPANYQFILFSLLTLASVAASIALEQPLLMGLPVAVLTALLMLFNLSSVYKLFFILLPLSIEYDFSTTLATDLPSEPLMVALMVAGLMYYLLNPKQWQRRFINHPIIVLLLLQIIWISIAALYSTNSLVSVKFLLAKTWYIFTFVFVTNLFVKKDTDFKSIIIGMSAVMVLLIIRNVYLHALTDFDFQRANNVVQPFFRNHVNYAVFITLLVPMLLFALRWFKKGKIPRLLAQLGLAILFLGIALAFTRAAYVGLLAIPLVTYLVRKKLMATALNLVFGALLLFVVFVASNNNFIKFAPEYETTVYHANLEDHIIATFQGKDISFAERVYRWVAAGHMIGERPLTGFGPGNFYNSYRPYTVERFKTYVSDNLEKSGVHCYYLMLAADQGLPGLLLFALMIYYTFIRGQNLYHRLDDPKQKAFVLVFLQIVAIVLINLLVSDLIEVDKIGTIFYTAISIIAGFDARYAIAPKQQPNIN; encoded by the coding sequence ATGCAAGGCTTTAGCCTACCCGCCAACTACCAGTTTATTTTATTTAGTTTGCTAACATTGGCAAGCGTTGCTGCCTCTATTGCCCTCGAGCAGCCCTTGCTTATGGGTTTACCTGTAGCCGTATTGACTGCGCTTTTAATGCTGTTCAATTTAAGCTCGGTTTATAAATTGTTTTTTATTCTGCTGCCCCTTTCTATTGAATACGATTTTAGCACCACCTTAGCAACTGATTTACCCAGCGAACCGCTTATGGTAGCGCTTATGGTAGCCGGACTTATGTATTATCTGCTAAATCCTAAGCAATGGCAGCGCAGGTTTATTAACCACCCCATTATTGTACTGCTATTATTACAAATTATTTGGATATCCATCGCCGCTCTGTACTCTACAAACTCGTTAGTATCAGTTAAATTTTTGTTAGCCAAAACATGGTATATTTTTACCTTTGTTTTTGTAACTAATTTGTTTGTAAAAAAAGATACCGACTTTAAAAGCATTATTATAGGCATGAGTGCGGTAATGGTATTATTAATTATCCGGAATGTTTATTTGCACGCCCTAACCGATTTCGATTTTCAACGAGCCAATAATGTAGTGCAACCTTTTTTCCGGAATCATGTAAACTACGCCGTTTTTATCACTTTATTAGTGCCAATGCTGCTGTTTGCTCTCCGGTGGTTTAAAAAAGGTAAAATACCCCGGCTTTTGGCTCAATTAGGGTTGGCAATTTTGTTTTTAGGTATTGCCCTGGCTTTTACCCGCGCCGCTTATGTTGGCCTATTAGCCATACCCTTAGTAACCTACCTTGTCCGAAAAAAACTAATGGCAACCGCCCTAAATCTGGTTTTTGGTGCCTTGTTGCTTTTTGTTGTATTTGTAGCAAGCAATAACAATTTTATTAAATTTGCCCCCGAGTACGAAACCACCGTTTACCACGCCAATTTAGAAGACCACATAATTGCCACTTTTCAAGGTAAAGATATATCGTTTGCCGAGCGCGTTTACCGATGGGTTGCCGCCGGCCACATGATTGGCGAACGACCACTAACCGGCTTTGGCCCCGGAAACTTTTACAACTCGTACCGCCCCTATACAGTCGAAAGATTTAAAACCTATGTAAGCGATAACCTCGAAAAATCGGGGGTACATTGCTACTATTTAATGTTAGCCGCCGACCAAGGCTTGCCCGGGCTTTTACTTTTTGCACTAATGATATATTATACTTTTATACGAGGCCAAAACCTTTACCATAGATTAGATGACCCCAAGCAAAAAGCCTTTGTTTTGGTTTTTTTACAAATTGTAGCCATCGTTCTAATCAATCTTTTAGTCTCTGACCTAATTGAAGTTGATAAAATAGGCACTATATTTTATACCGCCATTAGTATTATAGCAGGTTTTGACGCAAGATATGCCATAGCACCCAAACAACAACCAAACATTAACTAA